The proteins below are encoded in one region of Pseudomonadota bacterium:
- a CDS encoding metalloregulator ArsR/SmtB family transcription factor encodes MISFEEAEIRSRIIKALAHPVRLMIVEVLKDGETPFSKLNNLFESDKSTVSKHLLVLKEAGIVSSRKSGLEMFYKLEVPCITDFFSCVTAVIENTVKKQKACLCSK; translated from the coding sequence ATGATAAGCTTTGAAGAAGCAGAAATAAGAAGCAGAATAATTAAGGCGCTGGCACATCCGGTACGATTGATGATAGTTGAGGTGCTTAAGGATGGAGAGACCCCCTTTTCAAAACTCAACAACCTTTTTGAATCTGATAAATCAACTGTATCGAAACACCTTCTTGTATTGAAGGAGGCAGGGATCGTCTCTTCACGGAAAAGTGGTTTGGAAATGTTCTATAAGCTTGAGGTGCCATGTATTACCGATTTTTTTAGCTGTGTTACTGCAGTTATCGAAAATACCGTAAAAAAACAAAAGGCATGCCTGTGTAGCAAGTAA